Proteins encoded within one genomic window of Couchioplanes caeruleus:
- the thrB gene encoding homoserine kinase has protein sequence MGLTFVSEPVRVRTPATSANLGPGFDALGVALSLHDDLSARVTGDRFIVSVSGEGAGELPADESHLVVRAMLRTFDELGGRPRGVAVECVNRIPQARGLGSSSAAIVGGVQLARALAGNRMSDADALRIAAELEGHPDNVAPCLFGGFTIAWTEDSGARAVRLGAAAGVQPTIFVPQERGLTSTARAALPPSVPHGDAAFNAGRAALLVHALGADPGLLFAATEDRLHQGYRAESMPGTAALLATLRSLGVAAVVSGAGPTVLALTTVPENFDPGTAWRAETLSVDVAGALAGGGMVEHAERDPVAAGRQS, from the coding sequence ATGGGCCTGACCTTCGTCTCCGAGCCGGTCCGGGTGCGGACCCCGGCCACCAGCGCCAACCTCGGCCCGGGCTTCGACGCGCTGGGCGTGGCGCTCAGCCTGCACGACGACCTGTCCGCCCGGGTCACCGGTGACCGGTTCATCGTGTCCGTGTCCGGCGAGGGTGCCGGCGAGCTTCCCGCGGACGAGTCCCATCTCGTCGTGCGGGCCATGCTGCGCACCTTCGACGAGCTGGGCGGGCGTCCGCGCGGTGTCGCCGTCGAGTGCGTCAACCGGATCCCCCAGGCCCGCGGGCTCGGTTCCTCCTCCGCCGCCATCGTCGGAGGCGTGCAACTCGCCCGGGCGCTGGCCGGCAATCGGATGTCCGACGCTGACGCGTTGCGGATCGCCGCCGAGCTGGAGGGGCATCCCGACAACGTCGCGCCGTGCCTGTTCGGTGGGTTCACGATCGCCTGGACCGAGGATTCCGGGGCGCGGGCCGTGCGCCTGGGCGCCGCCGCGGGCGTACAACCGACGATCTTCGTTCCGCAGGAACGCGGCCTGACCTCGACGGCGCGGGCGGCGCTGCCGCCGAGCGTGCCGCACGGGGACGCCGCGTTCAACGCCGGGCGGGCGGCGCTGCTCGTGCATGCGCTCGGCGCCGACCCGGGCCTGCTCTTCGCGGCGACCGAGGATCGGCTGCACCAGGGCTACCGGGCCGAGTCCATGCCCGGTACGGCCGCACTCCTCGCCACGTTGCGGTCGCTGGGTGTGGCTGCTGTGGTCAGTGGGGCGGGTCCGACCGTGCTCGCGCTGACCACGGTGCCGGAAAATTTCGACCCGGGAACGGCGTGGCGCGCCGAGACGTTGAGCGTGGATGTCGCCGGAGCCCTTGCCGGAGGGGGTATGGTGGAACACGCCGAGCGGGACCCTGTTGCCGCAGGTCGTCAGAGTTGA